Below is a window of Longimicrobiales bacterium DNA.
TTCTCGTCTTCCTGCTGCCGTGGTCGATGGGATTGCGCGCCGAAATCGATCCGCTCCTGACACGCACGCTGTTCTGGTTCACCGGTCACGCGATCGTTTACGCGTGGCTGCTGCCGGCGTACGTGTCATGGTATGCGCTCATCCCGCGCCAGGTGGGGGGTGCGCTGATCAGTGACTCGTACACTCGCATCGTCTGGATTCTCTTTCTGCTTCTCTCCATACCGACCGGCTTCCATCACCAGTACACCGACCCCGGCATCTCGAACGCGATGAAGGCCGTGCACGGTGTGCTCACGTTCGGTGTGTTCTTTCCCTCCCTCGCTACGGCGTTTTCCGTGATGGCCGCACTGGAGATCGGCGGCCGGCGCGCAGGCGGAACGGGGCTGCTGGGGTGGATCCGCAAGCTGCCCTGGGGCGATCCGTCCGTGGTTGCACAGATTCTGGCCATGCTGACGTTCGTGCTCGGCGGCGCGACCGGCCTGATCAACGCCAGCTTCACCATGAATCAGGTCATTCACAATACGACGTGGGTCCCCGGGCACTTCCACATGACTGTGGGTACCGCCGTGGCGCTCACCCTGATGGGTGTGGCATTCTGGCTGATTCCCTACCTGACGCAGCGCGCGCTATACAGCCGGCGTATTGCACTGGCGTCGGCATGGGTCTACACCATCGGTGTGCTCATCTTCGCGCGCGGCATGATCTCCGGTGGACTGGAGGGCATGCCCCGACGCACGTTCATGGCGGAAGCCGCGTATTCCAGTCCCGCGTGGAGGCTCCCCGGCATTCTGACCGGTGTCGGCGGCACACTGATGTTCATTGGTGTGATGCTGTTCTTCGTCGTGATCGGCTTGACGATCGCGATCGGCCGGCGCACCGATGCACCGCACGACATCCCCGTGTCCCAGACCCTCACCGCGCCCGCGCGACACGGCTGGGAGCTTTCGCTCGATCGCCTCGGCATGTGGATGATCGCCGCGATCCTGCTGATCCTGATCGCATACGGCCCGTTCCTCCTCGGCTACGAGATCAATCCCGTATCGCCGGGGTTCCGGCTCTTCTAGTGTTGTGAATGGACATCACATTTCGCACGGCTGAGGCCGGGGACCTGCCGCAGATCGTCGCATTGCTGGCGGATGACATGCTGGGCCGGACCCGCGAGGTCGCGGGCGCTGCGCTCGCGGAGAGCTATGTGGAAGCGTTCGAGGCGATCGACAGGGATCCGAACAATGAGCTGATCGTCGGCTGTGTGGATGGCCGGATCGTGGCAACACTGCAGCTGACGTTCACACCGTCACTCTCGTTCCAGGGTTCCTGGCGCGCCACGGTCGAGAGTGTGCGAACGGAGTCCGCGCTGCGTGGACGCGGGATCGGCGCCGCACTGATGAGGCACACGATCGAGCGGGCGCGCGCGCGGGGCTGCGGCATCGTGCAGCTGACCACGAACAAGGCGCGCGGCGACGCGCGGCGCTTCTACGAGCGGCTCGGCTTCAGTGCCACGCACGAGGGCATGAAGCTGATGCTCGAGTAGCCCGCGAATGCCGGCGGCTCGCGTGCCGGGCGCTGCGGCACGCCGGCCTGCGGCACTATGGATGGATCGAGTTGCTGTCCGTCGCCGGGGCGACCAGGGACGACTGCGGCGTCAGCTCCGTGACGCGCTGCATCGCCGAGTCCGCCGCGGCCACGTTGCCGAGCTGACCCTCGGCCATGGACAGACCGAACCAGCCCGCTGATTGCTCCGGTGCCAGCTCGATCACGCGGCGGTACTGCGCGCGCGCCGCATTGTAGTCCTTTGCGCGGAACGCAGCATTGCCGCTGTCCAATGCCGCCAGCACGTCCTGCGGCAGGTCGCGTGCTGCGCGCCACGCCGCCGAATCGATGCTCCCCGTCGCCTGATCGTCGCGCAGCCCTTCATCGCCGCGGCACGCGGCAAGAACGAGCAGCGCCACCAGCGTTACCCCGACTCTATTCATCATGTCCTCCGGTTCAGCGGATCCGTGATGTGGCACACCAGGCATATGGCCGCGTTTCTCTTCTGCGCGCGGCGCGCATCGAAGCCCGGGCCGTGCGGATTCACCTTGAATGCGCCCAGCACGGAATGGCACTGCATGCACTCGGGCTGCGTGTGACACGACGTGCAGCTCTCCAGCGCCTGACGGGCGGCCTGGCCGTGGCGCAGCAGCCAGAGCGGCTCCGCGTCGTGGAAACCCGGGCCCAGCCGCCCTGTCGTCGCGCCGGGGCTCATCCCGGCCGACTCGTGACAGTCCGCACAGAACAGCCGGCTGTCATGGCAGTTGGAGCACTCCAGCCGCCTGCCGTACGCCTCGGCCGAGTGGCGGGCCATGAAGTTGGCGGGGTGGAACGCTCCGGGCATGTCGCCGCGGCGCGTGTCGCCCGCGGCCGCCTGCCTCGCGGGTGCACGACCTGCATTGTCAGCCTGCGCGGCAAGCGGCTCAGCGCCGGTGAGCGGTGCCCGCGTGTTGGCGTGAACGTCGAACGTCCCCGCGTGCGGACTTGCGCCAGTGCCGCTCAACGCCGTACCGCCGGAGGCGGCATTGTGGCAGTCGGCACAGAAAGTCCGCGTATGACATGCGCTGCACGATGCGCCGCTCG
It encodes the following:
- a CDS encoding cbb3-type cytochrome c oxidase subunit I, whose product is MSSLTSIALDPLGYELPDSQRRVLRWTIYIGYAALVAGVFHGLANALSYAGISILGWFPGLTTYYQGLTAHGVANVLIFTFSFANAFLPLMTARALARPLNSVLLWSSFITLVLGNALAVYAIVGNKATVLYTSYAPLQAHWTYYLGLVLVVVSTWLALANMIVALIGWKREHRGDRIPLLAYISITSYLMWLLASLPIAVEFLVFLLPWSMGLRAEIDPLLTRTLFWFTGHAIVYAWLLPAYVSWYALIPRQVGGALISDSYTRIVWILFLLLSIPTGFHHQYTDPGISNAMKAVHGVLTFGVFFPSLATAFSVMAALEIGGRRAGGTGLLGWIRKLPWGDPSVVAQILAMLTFVLGGATGLINASFTMNQVIHNTTWVPGHFHMTVGTAVALTLMGVAFWLIPYLTQRALYSRRIALASAWVYTIGVLIFARGMISGGLEGMPRRTFMAEAAYSSPAWRLPGILTGVGGTLMFIGVMLFFVVIGLTIAIGRRTDAPHDIPVSQTLTAPARHGWELSLDRLGMWMIAAILLILIAYGPFLLGYEINPVSPGFRLF
- a CDS encoding tetratricopeptide repeat protein, translating into MMNRVGVTLVALLVLAACRGDEGLRDDQATGSIDSAAWRAARDLPQDVLAALDSGNAAFRAKDYNAARAQYRRVIELAPEQSAGWFGLSMAEGQLGNVAAADSAMQRVTELTPQSSLVAPATDSNSIHP
- a CDS encoding GNAT family N-acetyltransferase, which translates into the protein MDITFRTAEAGDLPQIVALLADDMLGRTREVAGAALAESYVEAFEAIDRDPNNELIVGCVDGRIVATLQLTFTPSLSFQGSWRATVESVRTESALRGRGIGAALMRHTIERARARGCGIVQLTTNKARGDARRFYERLGFSATHEGMKLMLE